A region of the Massilia sp. erpn genome:
CGAGGTGGGCGTGCTGGAGCTGAACCGCAATCCGGACAACTACTTCGCCGACGTCGAGCAGGCTGCGTTCACGCCGGCCAATGTGGTGCCGGGCATTTCCTTCTCGCCCGACCGCATGCTGCAATCGCGCCTGTTCGCATATGGCGATGCGCAGCGCTACCGCCTGGGCGTGAACCATCACCAGATTCCGGTGAACGCGCCGAAGTGTCCCTTCCACAGCTATCACCGCGACGGCGCCATGCGCACCGACGGCAACCATGGCGGCAGCATCGGCTACGAACCCAATTCCAAGGGCGAGTGGCAGCAGCAGCCTTCGTTTGCCGAACCGCCGCTGGCCCTGCAGGGCGATGCGGCCAACTGGGACCACCGCGCCGACGAGGACTATTACAGCCAGCCGCGCGCCCTGTTCCAGCTGATGACGCAGGCGCAGCGCCAAACCCTGTTCGACAACACCGCGCGCGCCCTGAACGGCGTGCCGGAACATATCCAGCAAAGGCATATCGACAACTGCACCAAGGCCGATGAAGCCTATGGCGCAGGCGTGCGCGCCGCGCTGGAGAACCAGCGCACTCTCTGGTAAGCCACCATTTTTTCAACCGAAAGGATCAACACCATGACTATCAAAGCCACCCCTACTCCCGGCGCCCTGCTGCTGTCGCCGCAGGATCACACCCTGATCATGATCGACCACCAGTCGCAAATGGCTTTCGCCACCCACTCGATCGACGCCGTTTCGCTGCGCAATAACGCCGCCCTGGTGGCGCACGCCGCCGCCGGCTTCAAGGTATCGTCCATCGTCACCACCGTAGCCGAGAAGAGCTTCTCCGGCCCGGTCTTCGACGAAATCAAGGATGCGTTTCCGGGTGCTGAGATCACTGACCGCACTTCCATGAACACCTGGGAAGATGCGAATGTGATCGCCCGCGTCAACGCCATCGGCAAAAAACGCATCGTGCTGGCCGGCCTGTGGACTTCGGTCTGCATCGTTGGTCCGGCCTTGTCGGCCCTGGACCAGGGTTTCGAGGTGTACGTGATTTCGGACGCCTGCGGCGACGTCTCGGCCGAAGCCCACGAAAGCGCCATGCAGCG
Encoded here:
- a CDS encoding hydrolase; amino-acid sequence: MTIKATPTPGALLLSPQDHTLIMIDHQSQMAFATHSIDAVSLRNNAALVAHAAAGFKVSSIVTTVAEKSFSGPVFDEIKDAFPGAEITDRTSMNTWEDANVIARVNAIGKKRIVLAGLWTSVCIVGPALSALDQGFEVYVISDACGDVSAEAHESAMQRMIQAGARPMTSLQYLLELQRDWARTDSYELTTGIAKKFGGAYGLGIIYAQTMFHAKEG